A genomic window from Elusimicrobiaceae bacterium includes:
- a CDS encoding glycosyltransferase family 39 protein, translating to MNRDTALNFLHSSGRRRAAFCGIIGLGLLLRFWGLDFGLPHREARPDESTVIYMALLTVKNGLAPSSLTYPTFYIYLLAGLYKFFGLFIGGTAELVRRFAVEPSALFMINRVLAALFGSFMIIPVYKTAKLLFGARAALASGLMAAVCLLLARDSHFGTLDIPAVFFVAFSTWFSVRACFSGRAADYALAGAAAGLATGTKYIGILMFFQLAAIQLALALHKKKPVKDMLKDPRPWYFALAFAAAFFISTPYAFLAPSQLRQDYAFHTSLHGVMRGSTLWHHLAFSLRHALTLPALALAAAGAALMTIKTPRKALMLGGFFLAYLAVLDKVSSVYIRYVLPLLPVLCICAGYALAKLTERAKTALPFALLAVLAAAAPLYYSVRQNIIMSRHDTRVTAEKYFSYIMPKGVSVGVLASQYSTPQLAWDNGYLSSRIREESAGPNPLMAQVYGYMVDRNLEKKSPGYRRIPFTPQGFTEPPDYIIIACGRFEARPCGLTARGYAKDYDTILALNPGEQAGAVYDPTDAFYLPLDGRTRFPGPGFLFLQRK from the coding sequence ATGAACAGAGATACCGCTCTAAACTTTCTTCATTCGTCAGGCCGCCGGCGTGCCGCATTCTGCGGCATAATAGGGCTGGGCCTGCTTTTGCGGTTCTGGGGGCTGGATTTCGGCCTGCCGCACCGGGAAGCCCGTCCTGACGAGAGCACCGTGATCTACATGGCGCTGCTTACGGTGAAGAACGGGCTGGCTCCGTCAAGCCTGACTTATCCGACATTCTATATCTATCTGCTTGCCGGGCTGTATAAATTTTTCGGGCTGTTCATCGGCGGCACGGCGGAGCTGGTGCGCCGGTTCGCTGTAGAGCCGTCCGCGCTGTTTATGATCAACAGGGTATTGGCGGCCCTGTTCGGCTCGTTTATGATTATCCCGGTTTACAAGACGGCGAAACTGCTTTTCGGCGCGCGCGCCGCGCTCGCTTCCGGGCTGATGGCGGCGGTCTGCCTGCTGCTGGCGCGCGATTCGCATTTCGGCACGCTTGACATTCCGGCCGTGTTTTTCGTCGCGTTCTCCACCTGGTTTTCAGTGCGCGCCTGTTTCTCGGGCCGCGCGGCGGACTACGCGCTGGCGGGCGCGGCGGCCGGCCTGGCGACCGGAACAAAGTATATCGGCATCCTGATGTTTTTCCAGCTCGCCGCCATCCAACTGGCGCTCGCGCTGCATAAAAAGAAACCGGTGAAGGACATGCTGAAAGATCCGCGCCCCTGGTATTTCGCGCTGGCGTTTGCGGCGGCGTTTTTCATCAGCACTCCCTACGCGTTTCTGGCGCCCTCGCAGCTCAGGCAGGACTATGCGTTCCATACCAGCCTCCACGGCGTGATGCGCGGCAGCACCCTGTGGCACCACCTTGCGTTTTCACTGCGGCACGCGCTTACGCTGCCCGCGCTTGCGCTGGCTGCGGCGGGCGCGGCGCTCATGACGATAAAAACCCCGCGCAAAGCGCTCATGCTGGGCGGGTTTTTTCTGGCGTATCTCGCGGTGCTTGACAAGGTAAGCTCCGTTTACATCAGGTACGTTCTGCCGCTCCTGCCGGTTCTGTGCATCTGCGCCGGTTACGCGCTGGCGAAGCTGACGGAACGGGCAAAAACAGCGCTTCCGTTCGCGCTGCTGGCCGTGCTGGCCGCGGCGGCCCCGCTTTATTACAGCGTCCGCCAGAATATTATCATGTCGCGCCACGACACCCGCGTCACCGCTGAAAAATATTTCAGCTACATTATGCCGAAAGGCGTAAGCGTAGGGGTGCTGGCCTCGCAGTATTCCACTCCGCAGCTGGCCTGGGACAACGGATATCTGTCCAGCCGCATCAGGGAGGAATCAGCGGGCCCGAACCCGCTCATGGCGCAGGTGTACGGTTATATGGTTGACCGCAATCTGGAAAAGAAATCACCGGGCTACCGCCGCATTCCGTTTACGCCGCAGGGATTTACGGAACCGCCCGACTACATAATAATCGCCTGCGGACGGTTCGAAGCGCGTCCCTGCGGGCTTACCGCGCGCGGCTACGCTAAGGATTACGACACCATTCTCGCGCTCAACCCCGGAGAGCAGGCCGGCGCGGTTTATGATCCGACCGACGCGTTCTACCTTCCGCTTGACGGCCGCACGCGGTTTCCCGGCCCCGGGTTTTTATTTTTGCAGCGTAAATGA